Genomic window (Puniceicoccus vermicola):
ACCTCATTCCATCCCGCAGCACGCCCGAGGGTGACCGACTGACCCGGCGAATCTCCTCCGGCCTCGCCATGGTCCTCGGTGCCCAACCCAATCTCCACGTCCTCGATCGCAGCGAATTGCAACGTCTTTCGCTGGAAAAAGGCCTCAATTCCGATGTCGCCGAATTCTTCCAAAGTGGTCTCGTAATCGATGGCGGGCTCGAATTCGCGGTGGACGGCACCGATAGCCTCATTCTGAACCTGCGCGCCAGGTCGCTCGATGGCACGGAGATCGCATCGACTTCAACCCCCGGACTCATGTCCGGTCCCAGTAAACTCGTCATCGAAGCGACCTCCTCCCTGCTGACCCAATTGAGAAACACGGATCCTGTCGTCACTGGCGACACTTCCGAGGCCTCCGCGTATTTTGCACAAGCCCGCACCGCATTCGACAGTCATATTTGGTCAGAGGCCCATGCCCTGCTGCAAGCCGCCGAGGGATTGGGGCAAACCGGCGATGATTTTCTCAAGTTTCGCATCCTCACCATTTGCAAACTCTTCCAATCCGACCTTCGGAACGTCCAGAGATGGCAAAACGAGACGGGGAAGTCAGAACTCGATATTCTTGTCCGCTGCGCGCCGCTGGAGTTTCTTCCCGATCCATTCATCTCCCGTCAGTCAGGAGACTACCTCGAATTGGCTCTCGAACTCCTCGACCTGTCCGCACCGATCATTTACAGCGACAAAAAACCTACACCTACCGAACAAATATTCTGGGGATATCTACCGGAAGTCTTCGAATCCGCCAACACCCCGCTGGAGCTCATGCTCTCACTCTCCGATCAACAAGCCTACCCCGAGGAGATCGCCGAACTGCGCAGCAAGCTTCTCCATCAAACCGAAGTTGTCATCCAGAAGGCCGAAGACTGGCAATTCACCCAAGTCTACTGCAGGCTCATCCTTCTCCGCGCCCGCCTCCTTCGCTACTGGATCACGGATGAAAACGAGGTTATCGAGCAAACACTACAAACGGTAGCTGAAGCCCACGAACTCGCCCCGCCCTACATCCTGCACACATTGATCAATGAGATCGTCGGCGAAGGCTACCTCTTCTATTTTCCGCGCCTCATTGGGAGCCGCATCAGCACATTTAACGGTCGGCTCGCCGCCGCTCTCGCTACCAGCGACTATCCCCACGCTCGCTGGCAGGGTGCGACAAAAATGCTGAAATGGGATCGAGGCTTCAAAAATCATCTTCGCTGGACCGAAATCATCGCAGATTTCTTTGACGAACTATACGTCTACGACCCATCACCCGAAGGTCTTCTTCTCTTCGACGAGCCGTATCTTCTTCAGTCCGCCGATTACGACGCCAGCAAACCCCCGAGGTCAGACGAACCATGGTATCAACACCCCCCCGATACCATGCACCATTACCAACCTATATTTTATCATGTGCACCCCGATCCCGACTCAAACCGATCCAAAGAGGTCTATGCGCCTATCGCCCAAGAATGGCTAATCGATCTTGAGACGAAACGCCTTGAATTTCTCGCGAAGAATGGAGCTGGCCCCTTTAGCACACTCGTATCCAGCAGAAATCTTCCTTACTCGGAGCGCGATCCCGATATGCTCTCCGAACAACTCGAATTGGCCGAAACCGCTCTGCAGCAATTTTCTCCCCAAAACTCCGATTCCAGCAAAAGATGGGCCACAGCGAGTTTTGAGCGTCGCGCAGTCAAACCGAGGCGAGAGGCCCTCGCCCCCGATACTCCGCTCACGAGGCTGCCAATCACTACTGTGGCCGGCTTCCTTCCCGAACACATTGAACCCTTTCGGGGCCTCGCCGTTCTCGACAAGAATAAATCCCTCAGCATGAACCGTAAATCGGGAGGAAATCAGAATATCTGGATCACTCTGCGGCGTGGAGGCTTCTTTGAAATCTCACCCCAAGGAACGGTCGCACGCTCCCTCAGGTTTCCCGGCGGGAATCAAAGAGGGATACTCTTCGCGGCAGACGATCAATACTTGATCGCCAGTTTTAACCACCCGGAATCCGGTATTAATGAGGTTTCCGCCTACAACTTTGCCTCAAAATCCTGGAAGATCCTCACCAAAGAGGAAAAAATCCCGCACGCAGTGACGCTCCATGGAGATTTCGCTTTGTTTATCTTTATACGGAGTCCGAAATCTGCCGACTCCATGGTCAAAGAAGAAAACACCACCTACTCTCTCGAACTCATCAATCTCACAACCAATGAACGCCACGTCCTGATTAGCAGTCGACGCGTACCACCTCAGTCTCCATTGGATAACGACTACCTCAAAATTTTGGGTAGACCTCCCGTTTTATTGTCCGATCACGAACTTTTTATCGAGAACTTCGTTTATCATTTACAGGCCCACACTTGGCGAAAGAGCTCCAACGAGGAACGCCAAAAAGTCAAAATACTCCGCACTCCGACTCATCTGTGGAACCTTGAGCCCTGGTTAGGGAGCCCCCAAACGCCGATCCACAACCCGAACACTGGGCTGTGGAAATTTCCAGTCCGTATTTCAGAGCCCACGATCCATGAAAGAACTGGCAAGCTCTTTTGGGATTCAAAAATGTACGACATAGACGTTCCCGTCCATCGAATCATCTTGCCCGGCGGAATCCCCGGACTCTCTGAAGCCGAAGTCGCAACACTCACAGCGCCGGGATCCCTCCACTACGAAACGGTCCCCCAAGGTCTCCTCGCGTTCAATGATCGCATCGTCGCACTCATTCCAAAGGAAACGCTACTTCCCCATATTCTTCAAAGGCTCGAAGATCTGAACGTCCCGAAAAAAGACGACGCACCCCGACAGCCAACAGCAACCTCTACATCACGATAAATCCGCTATTCAGGCGTTTCGGCGAGTGGAAAATAGAAATCCCATGCGTGCTCCATGATCGCTTCGACCTCCTCAGGGGTATAGATGGTAAAACCGACGGGGCTACTTGCCAAAATAGCGCCGTTGTTGCTTACGTGAAAACCGAGCTTGGATAAAATCGGGCGTTCGATCCATTTATTGATTGCTTTCCATTGCTCAGGAAAAATCTCTCTTGTTTCTGGCTCGTAGAAAAAAGGGATTTTCAATTGATGCTGGGCAGTGAAGTCGGGTCGTAGCGGTTGGTGTTCTTGAACCACCGAGTTCGATGGGGTTCTGGCGTGAAAATCAAGATAGTCGTCATCGTCTTGAAAACGTGGAAAATGTGGAATTGCGTAGATCATGCCTCGGAATTCGAGCTCAAAACTATAATGATTACGCTTTAGGGGATCGGCATTTGCATGCTTGATTTCTTCGCGATTCGCACGCCGCCATTTCCCGGTTTTAAGGTCGATAATTTGTTTTTTTGCTATAAGAAACTCGTCGCCTTTCAGGGGGTCGATTCTGGTCAAATCGAATTGTTCCTCCTGGTCCAAGGGCGAGATCGGCGGGACCCGTCGGGTGTCTACCAGAACCTCTTCGTCGCCCGTGATGAGATCGTGCTGCACAATCACTCTATATCCGGAATGGTTTACTGGGCTCCAACCTCCTCCTCCGCCCGTCACCCATTCTCTGTCTTTGTGTATGGAGAAAACTAAATAATTCTTCTCCAATCCTGTATCGATTACCAAACCCTCGTGCTCAAGTACGCTCCAAGTTCCATGGTTACGGTTCAGAATTGCATGCCAGGATGTGTCTTTTGACCGGCCGAAGTCTGAATGATCAAAAGATGCTATGACATAATCCGGAGTGATATGCAGAAACTCTGTCGCGCCCATGATACTGAACTGGTCGGGGAATTTGAAGAAATTTTCGAGATGGCCTTTAGGGTTTAGTTGAAGGACACCAAATCTGTATAGATTGATCCAATAGGAACCATCACGAAAGGCAAAGAACACGACGAAACTCGAAAAACCTCGGGGATCATCAATGTAGTCAGATAATTCCTTGGCTGTGACAAAAGAATCCGTCGCTTTGATACCCTGAAGAGTGGGTTGCTTTAGACTTTCTCGTTCAGAGATCGATTCCCTTCGTCTGATCTCTTCATGAATAGGACTACTATTGTCCGTTAAAAGAAGTGGGCTGTAAAATAGCTTCCGTTCTGATTCGTCTGTAATCTCATTTAGTATTTCATTGTAAATACGTGCGGTCTTGTCTCTCCAACCCTCCAAGGTTGCAAGGGGATAGATTCGTAAGTGGCTTGCCGGCACAAGTTCATGTGGCCGAAATCGAGACCGTCCGGCCTCTATCGCGGGGTAAAGATTTTGCCAGTATTGGGCGAGGCGTTGCAATCGGGAATTGATAACGATCTCGTCTCTTTGGATACCTTCTTGGTCCAGAGCAAATTCTGGAAGCAAGTTGTGCACCGATTTGAAAGTAAGAGCAGACCGTTGTCCTGTAGGATGGATCTCCTGAGGCATCCTAAACATGGTTTCTCGGGGAGGCAGAAAGCGATCCGCACTAAGATGCCAACCAATGTTAAAAAACTTACGCCCCGCTCCTCCCAATTCCAAAGGATCATGAGATGGTCTTATAAGGGAGAAATTGACAAAATCACCCGCAAATTCACGTTTGCGAAAATCCGTTTCCACTGCCTCGTTTAGCCTCCGCCACTGTTCCATTAGAGATTGCGGCGAGTTCGATTGTTGGTGTCTTTTGATGTTACGGTTGCTTCTGTTCAGATAGTTGACGAGTAGATGGACATGAGGATATTCGCTTTGCTGCATTCTTTTTAAATAACGACTCCAGAAAGTCATGGCATATGATGCTCTTGCTACAGGAATGAACATGCCGTAAGCACTCTCCAATTCGTTGAAAAACGGGTAAAGAAAAGCTTCCAGCTCGGGCTCATGAATTCTGTCAAAAACTTGATCCATCTCGCGCATGGCCTCCGCCTCGTCGTCCGTCCAGTAAGGGATCGAAGCAAAGCGCATGATCAGCAGTTCTCCTTGAAGCAATCTCAGATCCTTCTTTCCCGCCCAATCGATGGCTGTTTCGGAGAGTGAGTCCAACCGATTTCGCAGTGCGGAGATTTGCTGACCATGATGATTCCGATTCGAGAGCGGCGAGAGCAATTCGAGGACCGAATTCGCATTGTAGAAAGCATACGGAAGATAACTCAGATCGTTGATATCGCCTTTCTTGGTCGCTTGATTTCTCCGAAGGCAAACTTCCACTTGATCCAGCAGGAGATTGGCAATGTCGATTAGATCTTCGACTTCCGAATCATAGGCGAATCCGGAGAGGGAATAAGCGGGCCAAGTCAAATACTCCAAATAACTCAAATCTATTTCTAGATTATTGATCGTAACCAGTTGGTTTCGCACCTCCATTAGACTGCGAATGCATGATCGGATCGTCGCATCCCATAGATCTTTCTTTTCGTAACCGAGGGCCGAGGCGGTGCGGAACGAGGCCAACGCATATCCGAATAAACCGGCTCGGTGCGCTTCCAGCCCCCGCTCGAAAAAGAGGCGCCCTTCGGTGTCCGTTTCATCAGAATCAAGACTTGTGATATCGCGATCCAAAAGGGCTTCTACAATCGCTTCGACCATAGGTTGTGGATTCTCAATATCGGCTTCCAAGACGATCCTTTCCTCCTCCCTTCCCAGACCGCGTTGCAGCCGAATCTCGAGGATAAGTTGCTCTGGATCCTCCGCCCGGTCCATGAACCCGTCAATTACCCAAGCCGAACGAAAGAACTCGGATGTTTTCTGGGCCAGTCCCTGTTCAAGGGTTAAGCGCTGAAGCTCATTCCGATCCAACAGAAAGATGTTGGGTTCTTTCCCCAGTCGATAGCCCAGCAGAACGGCGAGCTGGTCGGCGAGACTCTCTAGTCCACTCGATCCGTTCGTGCCGATCCGCGGAATGGAGACAAGAAGGGCATCCTCTCCCGTCACGCGAAGACGAGCTTCATTGTTCCGCACACCTTTTTCAACCACCTCCTTCGTCCAAGAGTCGAAATCCGATTCCCCCGTGTAGAAGTACGTCGCAAGGATCAATCCGGTCGCCGTTGAGACGATTCTCGCTTCGATAGTAGCCTCTATTTTTCTAAGATAGAGTATGGCATCGGCCCCCGTAAGCGCACCCAATTCGGAGGCGACCTCACTTGCAAATTCGGCCCGGAGGCTGCGTTCACCCATCAGGACCCGCAGTTGGGATCGATCCACAAGAGTAATGTCAGGTGTCTTCGATAAGGTCGCTTCCAACAAAAGGGCCGGGTCGTCAAGTCCCTCGCTTAGCTGGATAATTCCAACCTTGATGGGCCTTCCGTCGGGCTGCAGCACCGAGTCATCATTCTCGCTTTGCAGAGAATTGAGGATCGAACCAAGCTCCCAGGAGTAGTTTTCGCGTTTCACGGGACGATTCTCATTCGATGCAGAAAGCAAATAAGTGAATGGCTCGTAATCGAAGAATGCGAAAGGTTCCGGCTCTTCCGCTCCAGCGGCAAGCAAGCGATCATAAATAGCTTTGTTCCCCAACGCGTCGGCCCAAAGAATCGCCGCATTATCATTCGCGCCCGGATCGACGCCGGCTTCCAGGAAACGCTCCACCATGGAAAGGTTGTGAGCCATAACCGCAGATACCAAAGGACTTCCTAATTCAAAGCGTACGCCCCGTAACGAAACGCCCTCATGCATGCCTTGATCGAGGCTGAGCCCTTTCTCGATAAGCTTCTCGAGTGCAATCTCATTGTCGTAATAGACTGCGACTGAAACGATCGACGGGTGGATCCTCGCCCAGTTTCTCCGCAGTAGAAAATCTACCATTTCATTATTATGATTGATGATGGCGTGTTCGAGAACCTCTGCGTACATTCGCTGACTTTGCGGGAGGAGGCCGATCTCCACACAGTATTCCAAAAGCTCAGGATCGGCTCGCGAGATCTGCTCGGGCCAATCACTACCCCTCTGTCGATATCCCAAAATCTCTTCCACAGCCTCCGAACCTTCACGGACGTAGAGTTGCAGGGTTTCCAAGTTGCTCTGGAGTGCAGCCCCAAAATCTTCTGTGACCGGCGATCGTCCGTCGCTCCGTGAACTCCAATCGTAACCTCGATCCGCCAGAAGCTCCATGATTTCAGGCTGTTCAGCGCTGATGGCGTGCCACATCAGTGTGTGGTAGTCCCCGTCGATCTGACCGACCGGTATCCCCTTGTCGAGTCCGGCGATCACTCCCTCGGCATTGCCGAGGCGGATCGCATAAATCAGATCGATGAAATCATCCTCAGTGATTTCCGAGGAGGCTTCCACGGAGAGGGACTGCAGTGCCGCACACAACGCCACGAGCCTCAGCAATGAGTTCAATATCTTCGAAAAAAATGGGGGGACAGACTTAAACTTGGGATGATTCATTCGGGGAATAATGGAAATCTCGACTCCACGCTAGATTGTCCTGATTTCCGCGCAATCTTCAAATGGGATTGATGTGGCACTGCGGAGTTGTAGCTATCTACATCGGCAGCCAAAGGCATTGATCATGGTCAATCGTCAAGCGCCGTCGCTCAATCGATTCTTCGCTTCGATCCAGCGACTCATGAATTCCGTGCTGCGGTGCCGATGGTGGCGCAGCATACGGCCGATGAAGTGATTTTGGCG
Coding sequences:
- a CDS encoding ankyrin repeat domain-containing protein, whose product is MIRKPSVRSHSARPPHFKGFAKILFAVVASLSPICLTAESNLPSPRQVHIDFLEGIMSGDIAAMQRAFAAGATLEDASEFGGKPPISYAIQYNQIEALRWLLENGADVETFCYSPNPQDSLLNRVSPLTLAITLQRQEIIQELLRQDASIKAIEGSTRSPAHAALAVGGPQLLQQLEQLGVNWKAPLSDRRHPLMWAILNNNVEAIEFLVDGIADPNAPLNNGNFPLAEAAAIGNPDALHVLLDHGADPNAVSKNKPMIRYAQPLPHTALINAIRRNSQACVEVLLQAGADPQALDNAAIKWADLLGHQNIYELLLKNGAPKPAPYAFLDLPQFRGVERASARRKSSSANRPLLSAITRTPEGSPLTPEEPVTLAVITRSDGTEEVAELLGVGLSEVPGINLVEREELRLLNREQVISKSTFFDPSTAARSGQLEGADAAVFLTRTADAIELRTVAASSGLVLHNTTLSTSAFNEETVQQLVRSVAHATHRLSDDLSEQLLVSLPNLIPSRSTPEGDRLTRRISSGLAMVLGAQPNLHVLDRSELQRLSLEKGLNSDVAEFFQSGLVIDGGLEFAVDGTDSLILNLRARSLDGTEIASTSTPGLMSGPSKLVIEATSSLLTQLRNTDPVVTGDTSEASAYFAQARTAFDSHIWSEAHALLQAAEGLGQTGDDFLKFRILTICKLFQSDLRNVQRWQNETGKSELDILVRCAPLEFLPDPFISRQSGDYLELALELLDLSAPIIYSDKKPTPTEQIFWGYLPEVFESANTPLELMLSLSDQQAYPEEIAELRSKLLHQTEVVIQKAEDWQFTQVYCRLILLRARLLRYWITDENEVIEQTLQTVAEAHELAPPYILHTLINEIVGEGYLFYFPRLIGSRISTFNGRLAAALATSDYPHARWQGATKMLKWDRGFKNHLRWTEIIADFFDELYVYDPSPEGLLLFDEPYLLQSADYDASKPPRSDEPWYQHPPDTMHHYQPIFYHVHPDPDSNRSKEVYAPIAQEWLIDLETKRLEFLAKNGAGPFSTLVSSRNLPYSERDPDMLSEQLELAETALQQFSPQNSDSSKRWATASFERRAVKPRREALAPDTPLTRLPITTVAGFLPEHIEPFRGLAVLDKNKSLSMNRKSGGNQNIWITLRRGGFFEISPQGTVARSLRFPGGNQRGILFAADDQYLIASFNHPESGINEVSAYNFASKSWKILTKEEKIPHAVTLHGDFALFIFIRSPKSADSMVKEENTTYSLELINLTTNERHVLISSRRVPPQSPLDNDYLKILGRPPVLLSDHELFIENFVYHLQAHTWRKSSNEERQKVKILRTPTHLWNLEPWLGSPQTPIHNPNTGLWKFPVRISEPTIHERTGKLFWDSKMYDIDVPVHRIILPGGIPGLSEAEVATLTAPGSLHYETVPQGLLAFNDRIVALIPKETLLPHILQRLEDLNVPKKDDAPRQPTATSTSR